A region from the Malus domestica chromosome 07, GDT2T_hap1 genome encodes:
- the LOC103420526 gene encoding uncharacterized protein isoform X2 codes for MLPHYNSFPRHSNQAHTTGSLAPPPHQMQPQLGIRNPQIPVQFSNSNSMIALPNFMNLPNNLLPMQNNHLGMPQFGSIGPTSQPGQPNVGFFGSQGMPQFCNLVQQVNQLMSSQVPGQIFGHNMLNLQQQMNQNMGLPYGQFCLPNSMQNMNQFVPMQMQNPPQVRPNYGFPVSNQAPQTTMSQNVPLFANNRANLHSNQAGQQVNQNQQNLGLPPVQGTQENKTNSSGGYNSNSNWKQSPSKSFTKNPKNHQGGFQNPQAHHMKNAKGKFSFPNGHKGKGLRNESEGKFSLANSSNQGRERKRSLFLSYTEQEIERWREERRKHYPSKSNIEKKISEKLINSEVIEREVNIRREQLKDILTKQAELGVQIAEVPSHYLADSNQGHIKEDNETLTKKGRSSNKFGKREKYDRKDRFSKRQRSHQRDSSSDPSFDKREPNKREPTLLQKLLSADIRRDRSHLLQVFRFMVTNSFFKDCPDKPLKFPTVAVKESSCDEEVAQKLSSLVEKDAFKGSDKSMVGRVYNNHSGNNNDVGNSVDSSDEDDGEGEGTERPGEEEEEIID; via the exons ATGTTACCTCACTACAATTCGTTTCCTCGCCATTCAAACCAAGCTCACACAACTGGTAGCTTGGCTCCACCTCCTCACCAG ATGCAACCTCAATTGGGTATCAGGAATCCCCAAATTCCAGTCCAATTTAGTAATTCCAATTCCATGATAGCTCTACCCAATTTCATGAATCTACCAAACAACCTTCTTCCTATGCAAAATAACCATCTGGGTATGCCTCAATTCGGTTCCATTGGCCCTACATCTCAACCGGGTCAGCCGAATGTTGGGTTTTTCGGTTCGCAAGGTATGCCTCAATTCTGCAATTTGGTGCAGCAAGTGAATCAATTGATGTCATCTCAAGTGCCTGGGCAAATATTTGGGCATAACATGTTAAATTTACAGCAACAGATGAACCAGAATATGGGTTTGCCGTATGGACAATTTTGTTTGCCCAATTCAATGCAAAACATGAATCAATTTGTGCCAATGCAAATGCAAAATCCACCACAAGTCCGTCCTAATTATGGTTTTCCGGTATCAAATCAAGCACCTCAGACCACAATGTCTCAAAATGTCCCATTGTTTGCAAATAACCGGGCTAATCTGCATTCTAATCAGGCAGGCCAGCAAGTTAACCAAAATCAGCAAAACTTGGGTCTACCCCCAGTGCAAGGGACACAG gaaaataaaacaaatagtAGTGGTGGTTACAATTCAAATTCCAATTGGAAACAATCACCAAGCAAAAGCTTTACAAAGAATCCGAAGAATCACCAAGGCGG ATTTCAGAATCCTCAGGCGCATCATATGAAAAATGCAAAGGGAAAGTTCTCTTTTCCTAATGGGCACAAGGGAAAAG GGTTAAGAAATGAGAGTGAAGGAAAGTTTTCTCTGGCCAACTCTTCAAACCAGGGCAGGGAAAGGAAGAG ATCTCTTTTCTTGTCATATACGGAACAAGAGATTGAGAGGTGGCGGGAAGAACGTAGGAAGCACTACCCATCGAAATCCAACATAGAGAAG AAGATAAGTGAAAAGCTGATAAATTCAGAGGTCATTGAAAGAGAGGTCAACATTCGACGAGAG CAACTCAAGGATATTCTTACAAAGCAGGCTGAGTTGGGAGTTCAAATTGCCGAAGTACCATCGCACTACCTCGCAGATTCAAATCAAGGGCATATAAAAGAAGATAATGAAACATTGACCAAGAAGGGGAGGTCATCAAACAAGTTTGGTAAGAGAGAAAAATATGATAGAAAGGATCGGTTTTCCAAGAGGCAAAGATCACATCAAAGGGATTCGTCTAGTGACCCTTCTTTTGACAAAAGGGAgccaaacaaaagggagccaaCCTTGCTGCAGAAGCTTCTTAGTGCAGATATTAGGAGAGACAGAAGCCACCTGCTGCAGGTGTTTAGGTTCATGGTTACAAACTCTTTCTTCAAAGATTGTCCAGACAAACCTTTGAAATTCCCTACTGTAGCGGTAAAAGAAAGTTCGTGTGACGAAGAGGTGGCTCAAAAGTTGTCCTCACTTGTAGAGAAAGATGCTTTTAAGGGAAGTGATAAATCCATGGTTGGAAGAGTTTATAACAATCATTCTGGAAATAACAACGATGTCGGGAATTCTGTTGATAGCAGTGATGAAGATGATGGTGAAGGAGAGGGAACAGAGAGACCtggggaagaagaggaagaaatcATAGACTAG
- the LOC103420526 gene encoding uncharacterized protein isoform X1: MLPHYNSFPRHSNQAHTTGSLAPPPHQMQPQLGIRNPQIPVQFSNSNSMIALPNFMNLPNNLLPMQNNHLGMPQFGSIGPTSQPGQPNVGFFGSQGMPQFCNLVQQVNQLMSSQVPGQIFGHNMLNLQQQMNQNMGLPYGQFCLPNSMQNMNQFVPMQMQNPPQVRPNYGFPVSNQAPQTTMSQNVPLFANNRANLHSNQAGQQVNQNQQNLGLPPVQGTQLVQENKTNSSGGYNSNSNWKQSPSKSFTKNPKNHQGGFQNPQAHHMKNAKGKFSFPNGHKGKGLRNESEGKFSLANSSNQGRERKRSLFLSYTEQEIERWREERRKHYPSKSNIEKKISEKLINSEVIEREVNIRREQLKDILTKQAELGVQIAEVPSHYLADSNQGHIKEDNETLTKKGRSSNKFGKREKYDRKDRFSKRQRSHQRDSSSDPSFDKREPNKREPTLLQKLLSADIRRDRSHLLQVFRFMVTNSFFKDCPDKPLKFPTVAVKESSCDEEVAQKLSSLVEKDAFKGSDKSMVGRVYNNHSGNNNDVGNSVDSSDEDDGEGEGTERPGEEEEEIID; this comes from the exons ATGTTACCTCACTACAATTCGTTTCCTCGCCATTCAAACCAAGCTCACACAACTGGTAGCTTGGCTCCACCTCCTCACCAG ATGCAACCTCAATTGGGTATCAGGAATCCCCAAATTCCAGTCCAATTTAGTAATTCCAATTCCATGATAGCTCTACCCAATTTCATGAATCTACCAAACAACCTTCTTCCTATGCAAAATAACCATCTGGGTATGCCTCAATTCGGTTCCATTGGCCCTACATCTCAACCGGGTCAGCCGAATGTTGGGTTTTTCGGTTCGCAAGGTATGCCTCAATTCTGCAATTTGGTGCAGCAAGTGAATCAATTGATGTCATCTCAAGTGCCTGGGCAAATATTTGGGCATAACATGTTAAATTTACAGCAACAGATGAACCAGAATATGGGTTTGCCGTATGGACAATTTTGTTTGCCCAATTCAATGCAAAACATGAATCAATTTGTGCCAATGCAAATGCAAAATCCACCACAAGTCCGTCCTAATTATGGTTTTCCGGTATCAAATCAAGCACCTCAGACCACAATGTCTCAAAATGTCCCATTGTTTGCAAATAACCGGGCTAATCTGCATTCTAATCAGGCAGGCCAGCAAGTTAACCAAAATCAGCAAAACTTGGGTCTACCCCCAGTGCAAGGGACACAG CTTGTGcaggaaaataaaacaaatagtAGTGGTGGTTACAATTCAAATTCCAATTGGAAACAATCACCAAGCAAAAGCTTTACAAAGAATCCGAAGAATCACCAAGGCGG ATTTCAGAATCCTCAGGCGCATCATATGAAAAATGCAAAGGGAAAGTTCTCTTTTCCTAATGGGCACAAGGGAAAAG GGTTAAGAAATGAGAGTGAAGGAAAGTTTTCTCTGGCCAACTCTTCAAACCAGGGCAGGGAAAGGAAGAG ATCTCTTTTCTTGTCATATACGGAACAAGAGATTGAGAGGTGGCGGGAAGAACGTAGGAAGCACTACCCATCGAAATCCAACATAGAGAAG AAGATAAGTGAAAAGCTGATAAATTCAGAGGTCATTGAAAGAGAGGTCAACATTCGACGAGAG CAACTCAAGGATATTCTTACAAAGCAGGCTGAGTTGGGAGTTCAAATTGCCGAAGTACCATCGCACTACCTCGCAGATTCAAATCAAGGGCATATAAAAGAAGATAATGAAACATTGACCAAGAAGGGGAGGTCATCAAACAAGTTTGGTAAGAGAGAAAAATATGATAGAAAGGATCGGTTTTCCAAGAGGCAAAGATCACATCAAAGGGATTCGTCTAGTGACCCTTCTTTTGACAAAAGGGAgccaaacaaaagggagccaaCCTTGCTGCAGAAGCTTCTTAGTGCAGATATTAGGAGAGACAGAAGCCACCTGCTGCAGGTGTTTAGGTTCATGGTTACAAACTCTTTCTTCAAAGATTGTCCAGACAAACCTTTGAAATTCCCTACTGTAGCGGTAAAAGAAAGTTCGTGTGACGAAGAGGTGGCTCAAAAGTTGTCCTCACTTGTAGAGAAAGATGCTTTTAAGGGAAGTGATAAATCCATGGTTGGAAGAGTTTATAACAATCATTCTGGAAATAACAACGATGTCGGGAATTCTGTTGATAGCAGTGATGAAGATGATGGTGAAGGAGAGGGAACAGAGAGACCtggggaagaagaggaagaaatcATAGACTAG
- the LOC103420526 gene encoding uncharacterized protein isoform X4, translated as MLGFSVRKQQMNQNMGLPYGQFCLPNSMQNMNQFVPMQMQNPPQVRPNYGFPVSNQAPQTTMSQNVPLFANNRANLHSNQAGQQVNQNQQNLGLPPVQGTQENKTNSSGGYNSNSNWKQSPSKSFTKNPKNHQGGFQNPQAHHMKNAKGKFSFPNGHKGKGLRNESEGKFSLANSSNQGRERKRSLFLSYTEQEIERWREERRKHYPSKSNIEKKISEKLINSEVIEREVNIRREQLKDILTKQAELGVQIAEVPSHYLADSNQGHIKEDNETLTKKGRSSNKFGKREKYDRKDRFSKRQRSHQRDSSSDPSFDKREPNKREPTLLQKLLSADIRRDRSHLLQVFRFMVTNSFFKDCPDKPLKFPTVAVKESSCDEEVAQKLSSLVEKDAFKGSDKSMVGRVYNNHSGNNNDVGNSVDSSDEDDGEGEGTERPGEEEEEIID; from the exons ATGTTGGGTTTTTCGGTTCGCAAG CAACAGATGAACCAGAATATGGGTTTGCCGTATGGACAATTTTGTTTGCCCAATTCAATGCAAAACATGAATCAATTTGTGCCAATGCAAATGCAAAATCCACCACAAGTCCGTCCTAATTATGGTTTTCCGGTATCAAATCAAGCACCTCAGACCACAATGTCTCAAAATGTCCCATTGTTTGCAAATAACCGGGCTAATCTGCATTCTAATCAGGCAGGCCAGCAAGTTAACCAAAATCAGCAAAACTTGGGTCTACCCCCAGTGCAAGGGACACAG gaaaataaaacaaatagtAGTGGTGGTTACAATTCAAATTCCAATTGGAAACAATCACCAAGCAAAAGCTTTACAAAGAATCCGAAGAATCACCAAGGCGG ATTTCAGAATCCTCAGGCGCATCATATGAAAAATGCAAAGGGAAAGTTCTCTTTTCCTAATGGGCACAAGGGAAAAG GGTTAAGAAATGAGAGTGAAGGAAAGTTTTCTCTGGCCAACTCTTCAAACCAGGGCAGGGAAAGGAAGAG ATCTCTTTTCTTGTCATATACGGAACAAGAGATTGAGAGGTGGCGGGAAGAACGTAGGAAGCACTACCCATCGAAATCCAACATAGAGAAG AAGATAAGTGAAAAGCTGATAAATTCAGAGGTCATTGAAAGAGAGGTCAACATTCGACGAGAG CAACTCAAGGATATTCTTACAAAGCAGGCTGAGTTGGGAGTTCAAATTGCCGAAGTACCATCGCACTACCTCGCAGATTCAAATCAAGGGCATATAAAAGAAGATAATGAAACATTGACCAAGAAGGGGAGGTCATCAAACAAGTTTGGTAAGAGAGAAAAATATGATAGAAAGGATCGGTTTTCCAAGAGGCAAAGATCACATCAAAGGGATTCGTCTAGTGACCCTTCTTTTGACAAAAGGGAgccaaacaaaagggagccaaCCTTGCTGCAGAAGCTTCTTAGTGCAGATATTAGGAGAGACAGAAGCCACCTGCTGCAGGTGTTTAGGTTCATGGTTACAAACTCTTTCTTCAAAGATTGTCCAGACAAACCTTTGAAATTCCCTACTGTAGCGGTAAAAGAAAGTTCGTGTGACGAAGAGGTGGCTCAAAAGTTGTCCTCACTTGTAGAGAAAGATGCTTTTAAGGGAAGTGATAAATCCATGGTTGGAAGAGTTTATAACAATCATTCTGGAAATAACAACGATGTCGGGAATTCTGTTGATAGCAGTGATGAAGATGATGGTGAAGGAGAGGGAACAGAGAGACCtggggaagaagaggaagaaatcATAGACTAG
- the LOC103420555 gene encoding gibberellin 3-beta-dioxygenase 1-like, with protein MSSGKLSDAFKSHPIFLHKQHPDDFSSLQELPESYAWTSQLNEYPSFESLSCSESVPVIDLADPNVVELVGHACKTWGMFQATNHGVPQKLVDDMESTVRSLFSLPPQQKLKAARLPDGISGYGFHRISAFCEKLMWSESFTIVGSALQHFCQLWPQDHTKFCCVTEEYEKEMKRLAARLMWLMLGSLDISKEDIKWAGPRGEFEDASAALQLNSYPACPDPDRTMGLAQHTDSNLLSIIHQSAKASGLQVFQEGKDEGRGWLMVPPVPGAFVINVGDFIHILSNGLYQTPLHRAVVNRSQHRVSVAYLYGPPENAQVSPLSKLLGPSCPPLYAPVTWNEYLGTKAKLNNKALQSLRLNAPLN; from the exons ATGTCGAGTGGAAAACTCTCAGATGCATTCAAATCCCACCCTATCTTCCTCCACAAGCAACACCCAGACGACTTCAGCTCATTACAGGAATTGCCAGAGTCGTATGCATGGACGTCACAGCTTAAcgaatatccgtctttcgaatCATTATCTTGCTCAGAGTCTGTGCCGGTAATCGATCTCGCCGACCCAAATGTCGTTGAACTCGTAGGACATGCATGCAAGACTTGGGGCATGTTCCAAGCCACAAACCATGGCGTCCCCCAAAAACTTGTTGATGACATGGAATCTACTGTTCGAAGCCTTTTCTCTCTGCCACCCCAACAAAAGCTCAAAGCAGCTCGATTGCCCGATGGCATTTCCGGTTACGGTTTCCATCGCATATCTGCCTTTTGTGAAAAGCTAATGTGGTCTGAGAGCTTCACTATCGTTGGCTCAGCACTTCAACATTTTTGCCAACTTTGGCCCCAAGATCACACCAAGTTCTG TTGTGTTACTGAAGAATATGAGAAAGAGATGAAAAGGCTTGCAGCTAGGTTGATGTGGCTAATGCTTGGCTCATTAGACATATCCAAGGAAGACATCAAATGGGCGGGTCcaagaggtgaatttgaagatGCATCTGCAGCCTTACAATTGAACTCATACCCCGCTTGTCCGGATCCAGATCGGACCATGGGTCTTGCCCAACATACTGATTCAAACCTCCTGTCAATTATCCACCAAAGCGCTAAGGCCAGTGGCTTGCAAGTTTTCCAAGAAGGGAAGGACGAGGGCCGGGGGTGGCTTATGGTTCCACCGGTCCCGGGGGCTTTTGTGATCAATGTGGGTGACTTCATTCACATATTATCAAACGGATTGTACCAGACCCCCCTTCACCGGGCAGTGGTGAACCGGAGCCAGCACCGTGTATCAGTTGCTTACTTATATGGTCCTCCGGAGAATGCTCAGGTCTCTCCCCTCTCGAAATTACTCGGCCCAAGTTGCCCTCCGCTGTACGCGCCCGTCACTTGGAATGAGTACCTTGGAACCAAGGCAAAGCTTAACAACAAGGCACTTCAATCACTCCGACTGAATGCTCCTCTGAATTAG
- the LOC103420527 gene encoding phospholipid-transporting ATPase 1-like has product MTSKRPFLIPSPRTPNTQRLPTLPIYSDFLNSTSGGTGSFSGMNSRNPAAADNSINVEPTTLNSTSLRSVSSLQSKASQNNSVWEVSFGDVGSKPVRYGSRGADSEALSMSQKELNEENVRVVYIDDVAKTNERFAFSGNSIRTAKYSIFTFLPRNLFEQFHRVAYIYFLVIAVLNQLPQLAVFGRGVSILPLAFVLLVTAVKDAYEDYRRHRSDRIENNRLASVLVGNQFQSKKWKDVRVGEIIKIEANEAIPCDMVLLSTSDPTGVAYVQTINLDGESNLKTRYAKQETLSKLPDKEKITGVIKCENPNRNIYGLHAFMEIDGKRLSLGPSNIVLRGCELKNTHWALGVAVYAGRETKVMLNNSGAPSKRSRLETRMNFEIILLSGFLVTLCTVVSLCAAVWLRRNNEKLDDILFYRKKDYSEGKVDNYNYYGWGLEIIFTFLMSVIVFQVMIPISLYISMELVRVGQAYFMIRDGQMYDEASNSRFQCRALNINEDLGQIKYVFSDKTGTLTENKMEFQCASIWGVDYNGGRSSLEQVGYSVEVDGKILRPKMKVKADPELQQLLRSGKNTNEGKHVYEFFLALAACNTIVPLVVDTSDPNVGLLDYQGESPDEQALVYAAAAYGFMLIERTSGHIIIDIQGDRKRFNVLGLHEFDSDRKRMSVILGCPDKTVKVFVKGADTTMFSVIDKRLNLDIIRATEVHIHAYSSLGLRTLVVGMRELSATEFEQWHLSFEEASTALIGRAALLRNVAGNIENNLIILGASGIEDKLQLGVPEAIDSLRTAGVQVWILTGDKQETAISIGYSSKLLTRRMTQIIINSSSKDSCRRGLEDAVLMSRKLLTVSADTHTDGGNSGHGGTQVALIIDGTSLVYILDSELEEKLFELASNCAVVLCCRVAPLQKAGIVALVKNRTTDMTLAIGDGANDVSMIQMADVGVGISGQEGRQAVMASDFAMGQFRFLVPLLLVHGHWNYQRMGYMILYNFYRNAVFVLILFWYVLFTSFSLTTAITEWSSMLYSIIYTAAPTIVVGILDKDLSRRTLLDYPQLYGAGQRQECYNSKLFWLTIGDTLWQSLAVFFIPLFAYWGSSIDTSSIGDLWTLAVVILVNFHLAMDVIRWNWITHASIWGSIIATWICVIVIDAIPSLVGYWAIFQVAKTASFWLCLLAIVTAAIAPRFVVKFLYQYYRPCDVQIAREFEKFGNPSASNPAQIEMDAILDLRRR; this is encoded by the exons ATGACCTCGAAGCGGCCTTTTCTGATCCCATCTCCAAGAACCCCCAATACCCAACGCCTCCCTACTCTGCCCATCTATTCTGATTTCTTAAATTCCACTTCCGGTGGCACTGGATCGTTTTCCGGCATGAATTCGAGAAACCCAGCTGCAGCTGACAATTCCATCAACGTTGAACCCACCACCCTCAATTCTACCTCCCTTAGAAGCGTTTCTTCCCTTCAATCCAAGGCTTCCCAGAACAATTCTGTTTGGGAAGTGAGTTTCGGCGATGTCGGATCGAAGCCAGTGCGTTATGGATCGAGAGGAGCTGATTCCGAGGCGCTCAGCATGTCCCAGAAGGAGTTGAACGAGGAGAATGTAAGGGTTGTTTATATAGATGATGTTGCTAAGACAAATGAGAGGTTTGCGTTTTCTGGTAATTCAATTAGGACGGCAAAGTACtcaatttttacatttttgcCTAGAAATTTGTTTGAACAGTTTCATAGGGTAGcatacatatattttcttgtgATTGCTGTGCTCAATCAGCTCCCCCAGCTGGCGGTTTTTGGCCGTGGAGTTTCCATATTGCCATTGGCATTTGTGTTGCTTGTTACTGCTGTTAAGGATGCCTACGAGGACTACAGGCGGCATCGGTCTGATAGAATTGAGAACAATCGTCTGGCATCAGTTTTGGTTGGTAACCAGTTCCAGTCGAAAAAGTGGAAGGATGTTCGAGTTGgtgaaatcatcaaaattgaagCAAATGAGGCTATACCTTGTGATATGGTACTGCTCTCAACGAGTGATCCAACTGGGGTTGCTTATGTGCAGACTATCAATTTAGATGGGGAGTCAAATTTGAAGACGAGGTACGCTAAACAAGAAACCCTCTCCAAGTTACCTGATAAGGAGAAGATTACTGGGGTGATTAAGTGTGAAAATCCCAACAGGAACATATACGGCCTTCACGCATTCATGGAAATTGATGGGAAGCGGTTGTCACTGGGACCCTCTAACATTGTACTTCGAGGGTGTGAGCTTAAGAATACGCATTGGGCACTTGGAGTTGCTGTATATGCCGGTCGTGAGACCAAAGTTATGCTCAATAACTCTGGAGCCCCATCCAAGAGGAGTCGCCTTGAGACCCGTATGAACTTTGAGATCATTTTGCTCTCTGGATTTCTTGTTACTTTGTGTACAGTTGTCTCATTATGTGCTGCTGTTTGGTTGAGACGCAACAATGAGAAGTTGGATGACATACTTTTCTACAGGAAGAAGGACTACTCAGAGGGGAAAGTGGACAATTATAACTATTATGGATGGGGTTTAGAGATTATTTTCACGTTCCTTATGTCTGTCATTGTGTTCCAGGTCATGATCCCCATCTCATTGTACATTTCTATGGAGCTTGTCCGGGTGGGTCAGGCTTACTTCATGATCAGGGATGGTCAAATGTATGATGAGGCCTCTAATTCAAGATTTCAGTGCCGAGCTTTGAATATCAACGAAGATTTAGGACAAATTAAGTATGTATTCTCAGACAAAACTGGTACGCTGacagaaaataaaatggaatttcAATGTGCAAGCATTTGGGGAGTAGATTATAACGGTGGGAGAAGCAGTTTGGAGCAAGTGGGGTACTCTGTTGAAG TTGATGGGAAGATTTTGAGGCCAAAGATGAAGGTGAAGGCTGACCCAGAACTTCAGCAATTACTCAGAAGTGGAAAGAATACAAATGAAGGCAAACATGTGTACGAGTTCTTCCTGGCATTGGCAGCTTGTAATACCATTGTGCCTCTTGTTGTAGACACGTCTGATCCTAATGTGGGATTATTAGATTACCAAGGGGAGTCCCCAGATGAACAAGCATTGGTTTATGCTGCCGCCGCCTATGGTTTTATGCTTATTGAACGAACCTCTGGTCATATAATTATTGATATCCAAGGGGACAGGAAAAG GTTCAATGTCTTGGGTTTGCATGAGTTCGATAGTGATCGGAAGAGAATGTCGGTTATATTGGGGTGCCCTGATAAGACTGTCAAAGTCTTTGTAAAAGGTGCTGACACAACCATGTTCAGTGTAATAGACAAACGATTGAACTTGGATATAATAAGAGCAACAGAAGTCCATATTCATGCTTACTCCTCTTTGGGTTTGAGAACACTTGTGGTGGGCATGCGAGAACTGAGTGCTACAGAATTCGAGCAGTGGCACTTGTCTTTTGAGGAAGCAAGCACTGCTTTAATTGGTAGGGCTGCTCTACTTCGCAATGTTGCGGGCAACATAGAAAACAATCTCATTATACTAGGTGCCTCTGGCATTGAAGATAAACTGCAACTGGGGGTGCCTGAAGCAATAGACTCTCTAAGAACAGCAGGGGTTCAGGTATGGATTTTGACAGGGGACAAGCAAGAAACTGCCATATCAATCGGCTACTCCTCAAAGCTTCTAACAAGAAGAATGACACAGATTATAATTAACAGTAGCTCTAAGGATTCATGTCGAAGGGGTTTAGAGGATGCCGTACTAATGTCTAGGAAGCTCCTGACGGTGTCTGCAGATACACACACCGACGGAGGAAACTCTGGACATGGTGGAACTCAAGTAGCTTTAATTATTGACGGCACCAGCCTTGTGTACATTCTTGACAGTGAACTTGAGGAAAAG CTCTTTGAACTAGCAAGTAACTGTGCTGTGGTGCTTTGTTGCCGAGTGGCTCCATTGCAAAAGGCTGGAATTGTAGCCCTTGTGAAGAACAGGACGACTGATATGACACTTGCCATTGGGGATG GTGCTAATGacgtttcaatgatccaaatgGCTGATGTGGGAGTTGGCATCAGTGGCCAAGAAGGTCGGCAAGCTGTCATGGCATCCGATTTTGCAATGGGGCAGTTCAGATTCTTAGTTCCCCTTTTATTGGTACACGGTCATTGGAATTACCAGCGGATGGGCTATATGATATTATACAATTTCTATAGGAATGCAGTGTTtgttctgattttgttttg GTACGTGCTCTTCACTTCTTTTAGTTTGACAACTGCGATCACTGAATGGAGCAGCATGTTGTATTCTATAATTTACACTGCAGCACCTACAATTGTTGTTGGGATTCTTGACAAGGACCTAAGTAGAAGGACACTTCTAGATTACCCGCAGCTATACGGAGCTGGTCAGAGACAAGAATGCTACAACTCAAAATTATTTTGGTTAACGATCGGTGACACATTGTGGCAAAGTCTGGCTGTCTTCTTTATCCCTCTCTTTGCGTATTGGGGCAGCAGCATTGATACATCAAGTATAGGAGATCTTTGGACACTTGCAGtggtaattttggttaattttcatTTGGCTATGGATGTTATCCGGTGGAATTGGATTACACATGCATCAATTTGGGGATCTATAATTGCGACTTGGATTTGTGTCATTGTCATTGATGCTATACCTTCACTGGTTGGCTACTG GGCCATTTTTCAAGTCGCAAAGACTGCATCGTTTTGGTTATGTTTGTTGGCAATCGTCACAGCTGCAATCGCTCCACGCTTTGTTGTAAAGTTTCTGTATCAGTACTATAGACCTTGTGATGTTCAAATTGCAAGAGAATTTGAGAAGTTCGGCAATCCAAGCGCGTCAAACCCTGCACAAATAGAAATGGATGCGATCTTGGACCTGCGTAGGAGATGA
- the LOC103420526 gene encoding uncharacterized protein isoform X3: MLGFSVRKQQMNQNMGLPYGQFCLPNSMQNMNQFVPMQMQNPPQVRPNYGFPVSNQAPQTTMSQNVPLFANNRANLHSNQAGQQVNQNQQNLGLPPVQGTQLVQENKTNSSGGYNSNSNWKQSPSKSFTKNPKNHQGGFQNPQAHHMKNAKGKFSFPNGHKGKGLRNESEGKFSLANSSNQGRERKRSLFLSYTEQEIERWREERRKHYPSKSNIEKKISEKLINSEVIEREVNIRREQLKDILTKQAELGVQIAEVPSHYLADSNQGHIKEDNETLTKKGRSSNKFGKREKYDRKDRFSKRQRSHQRDSSSDPSFDKREPNKREPTLLQKLLSADIRRDRSHLLQVFRFMVTNSFFKDCPDKPLKFPTVAVKESSCDEEVAQKLSSLVEKDAFKGSDKSMVGRVYNNHSGNNNDVGNSVDSSDEDDGEGEGTERPGEEEEEIID; encoded by the exons ATGTTGGGTTTTTCGGTTCGCAAG CAACAGATGAACCAGAATATGGGTTTGCCGTATGGACAATTTTGTTTGCCCAATTCAATGCAAAACATGAATCAATTTGTGCCAATGCAAATGCAAAATCCACCACAAGTCCGTCCTAATTATGGTTTTCCGGTATCAAATCAAGCACCTCAGACCACAATGTCTCAAAATGTCCCATTGTTTGCAAATAACCGGGCTAATCTGCATTCTAATCAGGCAGGCCAGCAAGTTAACCAAAATCAGCAAAACTTGGGTCTACCCCCAGTGCAAGGGACACAG CTTGTGcaggaaaataaaacaaatagtAGTGGTGGTTACAATTCAAATTCCAATTGGAAACAATCACCAAGCAAAAGCTTTACAAAGAATCCGAAGAATCACCAAGGCGG ATTTCAGAATCCTCAGGCGCATCATATGAAAAATGCAAAGGGAAAGTTCTCTTTTCCTAATGGGCACAAGGGAAAAG GGTTAAGAAATGAGAGTGAAGGAAAGTTTTCTCTGGCCAACTCTTCAAACCAGGGCAGGGAAAGGAAGAG ATCTCTTTTCTTGTCATATACGGAACAAGAGATTGAGAGGTGGCGGGAAGAACGTAGGAAGCACTACCCATCGAAATCCAACATAGAGAAG AAGATAAGTGAAAAGCTGATAAATTCAGAGGTCATTGAAAGAGAGGTCAACATTCGACGAGAG CAACTCAAGGATATTCTTACAAAGCAGGCTGAGTTGGGAGTTCAAATTGCCGAAGTACCATCGCACTACCTCGCAGATTCAAATCAAGGGCATATAAAAGAAGATAATGAAACATTGACCAAGAAGGGGAGGTCATCAAACAAGTTTGGTAAGAGAGAAAAATATGATAGAAAGGATCGGTTTTCCAAGAGGCAAAGATCACATCAAAGGGATTCGTCTAGTGACCCTTCTTTTGACAAAAGGGAgccaaacaaaagggagccaaCCTTGCTGCAGAAGCTTCTTAGTGCAGATATTAGGAGAGACAGAAGCCACCTGCTGCAGGTGTTTAGGTTCATGGTTACAAACTCTTTCTTCAAAGATTGTCCAGACAAACCTTTGAAATTCCCTACTGTAGCGGTAAAAGAAAGTTCGTGTGACGAAGAGGTGGCTCAAAAGTTGTCCTCACTTGTAGAGAAAGATGCTTTTAAGGGAAGTGATAAATCCATGGTTGGAAGAGTTTATAACAATCATTCTGGAAATAACAACGATGTCGGGAATTCTGTTGATAGCAGTGATGAAGATGATGGTGAAGGAGAGGGAACAGAGAGACCtggggaagaagaggaagaaatcATAGACTAG